Within the Scomber scombrus chromosome 4, fScoSco1.1, whole genome shotgun sequence genome, the region ACCTGCATCAGAGGAGAAAATCAGTGAGGCTTTTTCCTGCTGTTGAACTACCTCTGCTCTAAGTCCAGTAGGCTGTTGCTTCTCAATACTTTGGTCAGGCTGCTGTAGGTGGGTTTGTCTAATCTGAAGGAATTGTTGTTCAGTGCTCTTGCTTTATTAACATCACATTACCCAGCGACTGTATAGTCTGTAAAAGTTGAGAGCTCTCTGTTACACATTCAGTGAGTCAGTTTGCATCCCATAATGTTCATAGAAAGTGATAAAACAGAGAGATATAAGTGATCACCTTAAAACAGACCAAAAGCCTGTCAAAGCCTTTGCAAAACATTTCATTCTCTTGTGTTTTGTAAACtatctgtaaatgtctgtgCAAAGGTTTTGAAAAGGTTTCACAAAACTGCATAAACAAGAAACTCACTTCATCATGAGAACCTTATCAGtaactaaatgaaatgtaattacgTAACACAAAATCAAATACATGACTCAATGTTGGTAAAGTACCAACGACCTGGCTCAAGCCCTCTgagaggacacagagaaacTCCATTAAAAGTGTTATGATGCACTGTAAAAGGTTGAATGGGTTGAATCTTAAAAAAGCCAATTCAAAGAGAAATTTCTCCTCCTCAAACAACCAAGTGTGCAGCTGGAGCcatagtggagaaaaaaagcaattacaGAAGATGCAGTGAAAGCTGTTACAattaatacacattaaaaacatctaaCAAACAAATTATAATGAGTTCATTACATTGTAAtagttaatttgtgtgtgtagcaTAAAGAGATGAGTACCTGTAGTTGGACTGTAGGCCTGACCAAAGTTGGTGAAGACTTTACTGAACTTAAGTGTGATGTCAGTATTGAAGGGTCCAACTTGTCCAGCATCAGTCAGACCAAGTGAGAACGCCACCTTTGGTcggtctgtgtgaatgtgagaagATTCacatagaggaaaaaaatagctCCACTTATAAACAGTTGATGAACAAATTGTATTGTGTCTCTTTTGGTGAATAGTATTCATAGAAACTGATGTTACTCTGATCCTGTTGCATTTGGACTTTTTGAACGGAGCATGGAGCTTCTGTGAAACGGCAGTACAAGCAGACTGATTACTGGATGAAGTTACtctttaataatgatataagCAGTTTACCTGCATTCTGTCTCTTGAGCTCCTCCACCTCGTTTTCACTGGCGTTCATTCTGGCCtccaacactgtcaacacatttaatattaatattattgtgaagTATGTTTATGATCAGCAGGTATCAAATTGTTAACATGATCACTATGGAGACTGACCTGTACTCTTATCTTCAAATGTTGTTACTCTAGATTGAAGATCTGCAATAGAAGACACAattaataatcagattaataaTTGATCAACAGCCAGATTAAATATATCATATTGAACTCGACTCTGCTCTATAGACAAATATATGTTGGCTTCTCTTCATTTTGCGAATTAAAATTGGCAAGCGTTTATCATGTACCACACcttaatatcaaataaatatattattattgctagaatacaataaaaaggaaaggtttttgcatttcatttattattgtagATTACCTGTGTTCTGTCTCTTGAGCTCCCCCACTTCATTTTCACAGATTTTAATTCTGGACtccaacactgtcaacacatacaacatttttattttaaaggagatAATCTACATATCTGGAACTTGAAATATCTGTATGTGTACCTAATAAACTAGCACCTGTGTAATTTGCAGCTTACTGCTGTTCTTAATAACGATATAAGCAGTTTACCTGCATTCTGTCTCTTGAGCTCCTTCACCTCGTTTTCACTGGCGCTCATTCTGGCCtccaacactgtcaacacatttaacattaattttattgtgaagtatGTTTATGATCAGCAGGTTTCAAATTGTTAACATGATCACTATGGAGGCTGACCTGTGCTCTTATCTTCAAATGCTGTTACTCTGGATTGAAGATCTGCAATAGAAGACACAattaataatcagattaataaTTGATCAACAGTCACATTaagtatattatatttaacttGACTCTGCGGAGTAATTAAATATCTGTTGACTGCTCTTCAATTATATTGTGGATTAAAACTAATATACAATTACAAagtatttaaatttttttgattattattaatattattgtgcTGTTACTCTGGATTGAAGATCTGCAATAGAAGGCACAattaataatcagattaataaTTGGTCAACAGCAGATTGAATATCTAATATTTTGAGATTCATTGGATTCACAAAAATGACAGATATTTCAAAACtattcaaagtcaaatttgGGAAATTGATCGACCAAGTAAAAGCAGATCTTACCAAATGTGAAATTCTCCCACTGTCTCTAATAGGGCAAATAGTAGCAATAAGAATGAACATACTGCCAAGATTACTATTTCTTTTTCAGTCATTACCTATATATATACCTATTCCTGTTTCCACTGTCACTACAATCAATAAGTGGTTGCCAAAATGTATATGGCAAAGTAAACCACccagatttaaatttaaaaggcTACCATGCTCAAAAGACAGGGGAGGTCTGGATTtgtactactagtactactggGCAGCTCAACGTAGGTCAACGGTTGCCTGGATATCCCAAGACACTGATACTATGTCGGTCAGAATGGAGCAAAGTGACTGCTCAGATAAGCCATTGGACTCAATCCCATGTTTCAATAAGGATCACTGAGGGAAATAGAAGATTACAAAGTATGGGTAAAAACACTCTAAAAACATGGTCAgttgtaagaaaaaaagttacaacTTCCTATGTCATTATCCAGAGCTATAAGGGAAGCAAATAACAGATTTCCTTCCAGCTACACTTGATACAGGTTTTAAAAGATGGGAAGTCCATTGTTTAATAGTTTTAGATCAGTTGTTTGAGGGAGATGTTCTGAAATCTTTTGAACAGTTCCAAAACAAATATGACTCACCAAACCAAGACTTTTTCAGATATTTACAAATAAGACACTATTTACACAACCTTCATCTAATATagaacttttttattttctattctattattattattttaacaattgaGGGAACGGTTAAAACAAAGCTCATATCACATATATACAAGATATTGTGGGAGAAgttaaacaataataatctggatattaaaagaaaatgggaATTACAGATGAATACCATCATTTCTGATGCACACTGGGAAACTTCATGTAGCCAGGTACAGAGGATAACTAGTAGCCCTAATTGCAAAGAGTTTGAATGGAAGATTAAAATTAGATACTTCAAAACCCCACGTTACATCAACATGGAGCAATACCTCAGAATAGTGCTGGAGGGGATGTGGCTTGCTGGGAGACCACGGGCATATATTTATCAGAATATTggcaaaatgtacaaaaataaatgaaaaaatgcccatttataaaatcaacattataACCGTCATACTTCATATGAGGGATATTACCAGATGATCTTGAAGAGAATAACCAAACATATCTGTTAAGAGTTGTCCTCTTGAtagtaaataaagtaattacagCCTCCTGACTGAAGCCACACCCtcccacaataacacaatggaAAGAATTCAAGATGTTTACCACATGGAATATATGACTGTGGCATTACAGATGAAATCAGATGCCTTCATTAACAAATGGACTCCCATTGCCCTACATATCAACCTGATTATACACTAgttgatttaattaaaagtgGCAAAAGTTCATCATGAACCACaccttaatataaaataaatgtattcacattgctaaaataaaataaaaaagaaaagtttttgcattttaattaattattgtaGCTTACCTGCATTCTGtctcttcagctcctccacctcgtTTTCAGTGGCGTTCATTCTGGCCtccaacactgtcaacacatttaacattaatattattgtgaagTATGTTTATGGTCAGCAGGTTTCAAATTGTTAACATGATCACTATGGAGGCTGACCTGTGCTCTTATCTTCAAATGCTGTTACTCTGGATTGAAGATCTGCAATAGAAGGCAACattaataatcagattaataaTTGATCAGCAggcagcgttttttttttttacattgcattGATTGTTGTAGTTTACCTGTGTTCTCTATCTTGAGCTTCACCACCTCATTTTCACTGGCTGTCAGTCTGGCCTGTATGGCTGgaaaaaaagcagtaaattaCTCCTAAAAGTAATGTCTATGTGAACATTACATGTATTTGTTGATCACTATGTGAATGAACCTGTATTCTCCTGCTCCAGCTTCTCCATCTTGCTCTTGCTGTTGCTCAGCTCCACACTGTGTTCGATGGCCATGTCTCTCAGCTCCTTCAGCTCAGCCCAGATGTCAGGGGTGATGTTGGTCTGATCACTGGTTGCTATGACACCCAGGATCTCAGACTGAACCTCCGTCTGAGTGATATCATTCCCTGTCACCCCTCCACTCTCACCCTGAGCCCTCGTCCAGTACAGACAGAGCAGCAACACCAGAAAAGATGCAGCACGCCTCATTGTGAAATATCACCTCTTTAGACAGCAAGATGCAGTCTGACACCACTCCTTCAGTTCCTGTCTTTATATACACGTAAAACAGGTCACTGAACTGCTATATGAGAATTTAAACAGGTGTCTTTGATAACCAATGCAAAAACAACACCGAAGGTCCTTGAACACTGAACTTAAAGCAAACAACAAGTTAGAATGATGTTCTTTCAAAATCATTGATAGTGAAAGTTTGTCATGTAAAGAGATGATAAGAGTAATGtcagtcttttatttttcataattatgtatgtgtttgtttcccAGACTCAGGTTGTAAAGAGTCTGGTTCATGGTCCATCTGAGTGAATAGATGGATCCACAGAGTGTTACTGTAGGAGTttgtgtttaacccttacatgaacccttgttcattttctgactcataattagtctctacaccaattcaaaTTCATGAAtttcccatcagtcattaataaatgtttcattaaaacattcacaatcagtattttatcatccaggaaaacattttatagaatatgatgaagaCAACAATacgtttgaatgctgatttttcgAAAACAATTTATAAAcaaaggtcaaatttgtacatttgcatgtataataataatctatatCAGCtgctcaaaaatgtaaaaattgattcattttcctccccattttttataatgtgggtcacattaggaaaagtccagctaaaaagaaatgtgtatagagtgtgtaagggttaacagGTAAAGTTCTTTATAAAATGTGCAAACTGTGTTGATATCTCAAGTGAGAATATTGTCATCATATGCTTTGTAGAGCCTTGTTCATCTAACCAGACAAAACACATACTGTGTAAAATAAACTGCATCATGTCTCTTTCTAATGGACAGctcaatcaattaatcacattttatttgtatagcacttttcatacacggtcgcccataaagttggaataattttgttttcagacacattcctctttttatttttctatttatacacatcagtaatcacctttgaccagatgcaatgagattgatcaatacaattttgagaatatatacactttatttatcaaggataaatcacattttcacaatcatttcatgactCTCAGGAATCTGCAATGAAGAAACATGCAATGAAGAAACATCAGAGTTAAGATAAAAatataagacaaataaaaaggtaataaatgattaattaaaacgatatgaaaggaaagaataagataaagtcactatagaataaagtgggtaaaactgGAAATGTTAGGAGTAAAAGGGTAAAAGTAGtgaagtaaaacagacataaaaaggtgggttatgaaaaagaaaacaataaaatagaatacaCAGAATAGTCCAAGTAGTAAAACGGGCTAAAATGGGTAATAAAAGGcagattaatgaataaataaaattcaattgaaaGCCAAACTAAAAAGGTATAGGtcttaagtttgcttttaaaaatatctacaCTCTCTGGTGCTCTCAGGTCTTCAGGAAGGCTGCTCCAGAGACGAGGACCAGAGTAATAAAAAGGTGTCGCTCCGTGGGTTTTTGTCTGGACTTTGGGAATAATTAAAAGGCCGCTACCAGAAGACCTGAGAGTTCTAGAAGGTTCATaggataaaaacaaatctgataaATAGGAAGGACTaagaccattaagagctttataAACCAATAAAAGACCTTTTTAACTGTATCTTAGATATTAAATTATGAATGGCTGAGAATTTTTTTCAGctcaaaaaggacaaaaatgaaATTTTAGTCCTTGGTATTAAAGACCAGAGAGAGAAACTCAATGAGAAACTGCAGGCACCGTCAACCCGTGAAAAACTATCGCAAAATCTAAGTTTTGAACCTCTCATTAGAAAAATGTCACCAAGGCAGATGTCAACTGTTCCTCTCTCATGCCTGCTCTGCTTTCTGGTCTCCCAAAGTTACAGTTCATTCAGAACTCAGCTGCACGTGTGCTGACAATGCACACATTACATCAAAGAGACAAAACCCTCTATCTTCATAAGTTTTAAAGAGGTATAAAGTGggaatatatttaatttcagaggtttaactgctggacagaAGATGtctctcagtgtatgtgcactgcaggcttgttgaagtttccacatcacatttgtgtaaattgaataatggaccaggattggcttctAAACTACTTGTTACAGTATGCATTATTTTATCTACTCATATTTTATTGCTCAGTGTGCAGTAGTTACCAAGTACATTTTAACTTTATATCCtatgttgttgggttttttttctttcaatcaagctgtaaagcactttgaattgcatttgatttgtttgaaaggtgctataatAAAGAAATTTGACTGATTGATAGCTGTGATGCTAATTTTGCCATGACTCCCATTCATTTATGCTAACAACATCAGCAATACGAATATTGCTCAATTTGACCTTTTCTCTCAGTTTCCATGTGTTTTCCATGACTATAAAATTGGTcattttccaggttttccaggACACGTGGGAACCCTGAAATAACCGGCTTAATTGCTGCGTagtgctccactatgttcacgaGCTAGTTGCCAACTGTATGCTTAGCAGATGGCTTTACATAACATTTTCTCATCGCTAGCTAGTTGCCAACTGTGTGCTTAGCAGGTGGCGTTTCATAACTTTTTCTTGGAAAATATTTGTCTGCTGTGGTTGAAAACACcatgagagtgaaccaaaacagtaaagctaAACAATCAGCTGAAACCTGCGATAAAGCTCTGTAAGGCCCCAATAGACACAGAGCTCTTAGCAGGTTGCAAGTTTAATACAAGTGACAACTCTGACATTACTCATTGTGATGTAACACATTGTTGTAATAAAAGATATATTGACTATAGATGCTTTAATAATTTGATGCATTATTACCTTTGACTTTGCTGCTGACAGCGGCACTTGCTGTTGATCACTGGTCTTTGTTTGTTCACACTGAGATGAATCATCCATTAATGGAGGAGActaaaagtggagaaaaacagtATGTGTTACATTCATGCATGCATTTTAGATATGAACCgttatttttaattacaaatgaaaatatgtaatttaaaaaaaactgaatagcTGTGTGTTGAGACTGCCCACCACTCCTGTCATCTGGAGGTAATTATTCCAGCTTAAAAGGGGGCAAAAGTAAAGTTATTAGAGAGTAATTGTGTTCAATTATGgtttatcatattattattattaaatcaatATGGTGtatcatattatttattcagtcaaatataaaatcagggaggccacaatttcacaaatgaacatcatactacattgaagaaggctttaaactagcgattgagaccataaaaacattttgagaacgtttactgaggttagaaatcaagtgagaagttggtgaattctccattgacttgtatagagaggaagtccttttgacaccaaaacggtcgccccctggtggccttttgatagaatgcagttttaagttacttccgcgttggcctcatttcagaggaccaaagctccccgcctggtagagacctgaggttaacctactgctcctctcctcttctcatacttctgtgagatcttctcagcaggtagaaactgcaacaaggttaatgatccacaagggacattataaaaagaagacatgacgtgcgaatgagcgatagaaaaccgatggtctctttttaaaaaaaaatttttttttggtgtgtcccttaattatagcttcgcgagacaaaattcacgtcgacgagaaatatcgtcgCGTTTCGTCTTGCGATCACACCCCTACCTTACACACTTACAAGTTTATCCAACTGTGTCACTTGGTTGAGTAGTATTTCACGCTGATGAAAAACTACTGAACGACTCCACTCATTGCTGGCCTGaaagcagttttttaaattttattaatgaattaaagaTAGTACAATGTTGAGGTGGATGTCAGCAGCAACAGCCCTATATCTCTAGTGGAAACACTGCATTACATTAGATTAATTTGGCAAATGTTAAGAAGTTTCTTTAATCAAGTTACAATACAAGTATATTCAACCTCTGTAGGAACAATATTTATGTCATTAATATGCAATGTAAAATTGAACAACAAAGCTGTCTTCTGTAATAATatatagttataataataatgttaatttcCTCACCAGTGGAGTAATGTTCCTCTTTTTTGATGGTTCATTGTCAGGATGAGCAGCTGCATCATCATCAGCGTCTTGTTTTCAGCTCCAGAGGAAAAGACAAGTAATTTAGACAATGTAAGAAGAAATTGAAATCAGAGTAAATTGAGAACATtagtatattaaaatgttttgttcttctttttggATAAGGTTTCGCTGTTTCTCTCACAGCCCTTCTTGTCAACTGTCCCAACATCTTCCAATTGTTTAAAGGATAATATTCTGTATTCTTCTGTATATGTAAGACATCTTGCAGCCTTTTCTCTAATACCATGGATAAAACAGCCTTTCTTTaattacagagagagaaattaatAGTGCATCACACAGAGCGCCATTTCAATGAAGGGGTATTagtaatttattatttaattaccTTGTGGGTACCATCTCCTTTATAGTTAGGATGTAGCAGTAATCATTGCACaatttaatcaatgaatcagccTCATTACCACAAGCTCTTGTTTCAGTCAGTGACCTGTTTATTACTCATTCAGAAGAATGCAAATGACATTTATTATATagctgtattatattatattatcattttaaaggatttttaagGGGTTCCTCCTTATTTAACTCAAAGGTCTAAGATGTTGTAGAGTTTTGTAGAAATATGTGACTTGTGACATTgagctacataaataaaactgacttgaaatCATGACCAACATGAACACATGCAGGTATTACAAAAACAGATTATcctttattttatatgaattaataataaatgtaacgTCTATGAATCAAAATCCAATGCCAAGTCCCAGATTTATTTAACAGCATAGATCTAGCAGACAACTAATGTACCTAACATAAGCTTGTCAGAACTGTCAGaactgttttctcttctttgtcaactatacacataaaacaggagaaaacagtaaatgttcctgttgtttttacccatttgttctttttttccattaagtTATCCCTCACGTCAATTCACTTCACAGTTTACATTCTCCTCTCACTCAAAACACTTATCCTCCACTGTGATCGTAACGGCTTACAGCTGATACCTTGTACAATCGATTAGACTGAGTAATATTTGGACCTGGTCTGAATCAGGTACCAGGTTGGGTCTAGTTTCCTCAGAACCAAGTAGACCTTTGGTTTGATTATGTCAATGGGATATACGCTGCTTCTCTTCCAGGTTTGTGTCAAATTAATATTCTGGTAACAGGCCACAGCACTAATATCTACCCACttacaaaaacaatttaacatGACAAATGAAAGCATCATGTAATGTGTACTAGTGCCCGGTcgatattatcggccaatatgAGACTTTCACAGATATACCCGTATCAGCATATGTTTTCTGATATGCGCCAATAcataacagaacagaacagaacagaacataTAATGCAGAAAATGATGCTTTGGGTGATTTAGACATGGTGTCATTATGCAGTTTGTCCAGCAGAGCGCACTTCAACTTCATTGTTCACAATGCTATTAGCATCAGAGCTCAACCCTAAACCTTTCCAGGAGAACTCAAggccttaaaaaaaggaaagtcttCATCAAATGTTTTAACTCAGACTACAAttgtaaaattacaaaaaaattacaacagacagattacaaaaatattcaatgtTGGTATCTCTTGATATCAACGGGCACCAAAGAGACTAAATAAGGAGGACAGCATTTGTAACTTTCTGAGCACAGATAATATAAGAAATAAgaacatataaaaaataataaaataatattctgGTAGTGAGTTTATGAAACATCTCTTTTACATGTGGGCAAAAactgactactgacaaagtagTCCAATAAGACTATGAAAGGTATTTACTTCAAGTGTCAGTTTAATT harbors:
- the LOC133979075 gene encoding heavy metal-binding protein HIP-like isoform X1, with the translated sequence MRRAASFLVLLLCLYWTRAQGESGGVTGNDITQTEVQSEILGVIATSDQTNITPDIWAELKELRDMAIEHSVELSNSKSKMEKLEQENTAIQARLTASENEVVKLKIENTDLQSRVTAFEDKSTVLEARMNATENEVEELKRQNADRPKVAFSLGLTDAGQVGPFNTDITLKFSKVFTNFGQAYSPTTGHFTAPVRGAYYFSFTTVDNRIYVGSVVYLYHNDKRVLWNHDYNDEYGHTNLSNSMVLQLEKGDVVYMVLPASYSVYDDRDDRSTFNGFLLFPL